In Naumovozyma dairenensis CBS 421 chromosome 2, complete genome, the following are encoded in one genomic region:
- the NDAI0B01910 gene encoding CDC55 family protein (similar to Saccharomyces cerevisiae CDC55 (YGL190C); ancestral locus Anc_8.150), translating to MSRDDYHFKFSQCFGDKADIVVTEADIITAVEFDHTGDFLATGDKGGRVVLFERNKNNKHCEYKFLTEFQSHDAEFDYLKSLEIEEKINQLKWLRSSNQRSHFLLSTNDKTIKLWKVYEKNIKLVSENNLSMENDITKGKSSSNSHTLSLQNLKLPRLSQHDKIIAAAPKRIYSNAHTYHINSISTNSDQETFISADDLRINLWNLDIPDQSFNIVDIKPNNMEELTEVITSAEFHPQQCNLFMYSSSKGTIKLCDMRQNALCDFKTKTFEEYTDPISHNFFTEITSSISDVKFSPDGRYIASRDYLTVKIWDVNMNNKPLKTINVHDELKERLSDTYENDAIFDKFELNFSGDSSSIMTGSYNNNFMIYPNVVKTAQDENNGIVKNFDENYTTNNSNNIFKKNLPYGNNSNNSNSKRGKNNSKGGGGETEKERNSTKTPDEIILKADKTVFKNKRSSSLLSKSSRNKEWSNDIDFKKSILHFSWHPRENSISVAATNNLFIFSAL from the coding sequence ATGTCTCGGGACGATTATCACTTTAAATTTAGCCAATGTTTTGGAGATAAAGCAGATATAGTTGTCACAGAAGCAGATATCATTACTGCCGTGGAATTCGACCATACAGGTGACTTCTTAGCTACAGGTGATAAAGGTGGTAGAGTAGTGCTgtttgaaagaaataaaaataataaacattGTGAATATAAGTTTTTGACTGAATTTCAAAGTCATGATGCCGAATTcgattatttgaaatcattagaaattgaagagaaaataaatcaactAAAATGGTTAAGGTCCTCTAATCAAAGGTcacattttttattgagTACTAATGATAAGACAATTAAACTTTGGAAAGTTTATGAGAAAAACATCAAGTTGGTGAGCGAAAATAATCTATCCATGGAAAATGATATCACGAAAGGTAAATCATCCAGCAATAGTCATACTTTATCATTACAAAATCTAAAGTTACCACGTTTATCACAACACGATAAGATAATTGCTGCAGCTCCCAAAAGAATATACAGTAATGCACATACATACCATATTAATTCCATATCAACTAATTCAGATCAAGAAACATTCATTAGTGCAGATGATTTAAGAATTAATCTCTGGAACCTTGATATCCCAGATCAAAGTTTTAATATTGTCGATATTAAACCAAATAATATGGAGGAATTAACTGAAGTTATAACAAGTGCAGAATTCCATCCACAACAATGTAATCTTTTCATGTACTCGTCTTCAAAGGGAACTATTAAATTATGTGACATGAGACAAAATGCATTATGTGatttcaaaacaaaaacttTTGAAGAGTATACTGATCCAATAAgtcataattttttcacAGAAATCACATCCTCCATTTCAGATGTTAAATTCAGTCCCGATGGTCGTTACATCGCATCGAGAGATTATTTAACTGTTAAGATTTGGGATGTTAATATGAACAATAAACCTTTAAAGACAATCAATGTAcatgatgaattgaaagaaagaCTAAGTGACACGTATGAAAATGATGCaatctttgataaattcGAATTGAATTTTAGTGGAGATAGTTCAAGTATTATGACTGgttcatataataacaacTTTATGATTTATCCTAACGTCGTTAAGACAGCtcaagatgaaaataatggtatCGTTAAAAActttgatgaaaattatacaacaaataatagtaataatatatttaagaaAAACTTACCATatggtaataatagtaacaataGTAACAGTAAACGTGGTAAAAATAACTCTAAAGGGGGTGGAGGTGAAACTGAGAAAGAGAGAAATAGTACAAAAACACCTGATGAGATTATATTAAAGGCAGATAAAACTGTGTTTAAGAATAAACGTTCAAGTTCActattatcaaaatcatcgAGGAATAAAGAATGGAGTAACGACATTGATTTCAAGAAAAGTATATTACATTTTTCATGGCATCCAAGAGAAAATAGCATATCCGTTGCTGCAACAAATAatctatttatattttctgCATtgtga